One window from the genome of Candidatus Eisenbacteria bacterium encodes:
- a CDS encoding prepilin-type N-terminal cleavage/methylation domain-containing protein, which produces MVKSQKGFTLIELMIVVVIIGILAAIAIPNFIAMQNRAKEGSTKA; this is translated from the coding sequence CAGAAGGGCTTCACGCTGATCGAGCTGATGATCGTGGTCGTGATCATCGGCATTCTGGCCGCGATCGCGATTCCGAACTTCATCGCGATGCAGAACCGCGCGAAGGAAGGTTCGACCAAGGCCAA